One stretch of Rhodopirellula halodulae DNA includes these proteins:
- a CDS encoding DUF3352 domain-containing protein has translation MNPHRFTCLQHRFAPNVPVVRPVTPDFSLRATLAGRWFVAAVLAATLVCFQASPAIAQSSSATAEPTRATVPAPKLLPAETLAYIRVDDVNSIRADWETSSLGKMLNDPQMRPFVSDIYDILSELFDNVGKELGLTLDELRSLPQGQLAVALLEGPPPEENADNQNANSEDEDDDEAIARRLRQKRRQQNSFAVAVMIDAGPSNRTMSDLVDRLMTLAEKNRFVIQTEQIGSIEMTRLVRQRGNGDVIEWFEQDGFYVIGFGRTVGKDIAKRLLASQRDDTSSGRSRRSSSSSESSETSTLAQNTDFVAVMSRSIGAEAEIPQTTFFINPYGIVKRIIARSGSAFFIAPIVQDLGIEKIRGVGGSMFRGGEIVETIGHVHVLIDPPRDGFFGVLRPEDTDVSPPDWVPADSASFTTVGWDIETAFENLGKIVNRFAGEGRFKDFTEKPVQDRFGVSLAEEVFPAMTGRVVTIQRYQLPANWNSMARVIAIEFADAKEAKRLLEQMKSKVPPKDMKPEVIRGKTVYFAERPNFNAPIIRVPERSLMLLDNWLLLSDSREIIVEVLKSSDGEVDRLSADEDYVLLTSELGAKLEGETPFLFQFNRDSESFRILYEMANSEGSATVLENRGGDNPMTKRVAELMRRDDWPEWETLEKYFSVSGIFGYDEPGGIHIGTMNLRPIE, from the coding sequence ATGAATCCCCATCGTTTCACTTGTCTTCAACACCGATTCGCACCGAATGTTCCTGTTGTGCGGCCCGTGACGCCTGACTTTTCACTCCGTGCGACGCTCGCTGGTCGGTGGTTCGTGGCTGCGGTCCTCGCGGCAACGTTGGTCTGCTTCCAAGCGTCACCCGCAATTGCACAAAGCTCGTCGGCAACGGCCGAACCAACTCGCGCGACGGTGCCGGCACCCAAGTTGTTGCCGGCGGAAACGCTGGCCTACATTCGGGTCGACGACGTAAATTCGATTCGGGCAGATTGGGAAACGTCCTCGCTCGGCAAGATGTTGAACGACCCGCAAATGCGTCCGTTCGTCTCTGACATTTATGACATCCTGAGCGAACTGTTTGACAACGTCGGCAAAGAACTGGGGCTGACGCTGGATGAATTGCGATCGCTTCCTCAAGGTCAATTGGCGGTGGCGTTGCTGGAAGGCCCACCCCCGGAAGAGAACGCGGACAACCAGAACGCGAATTCGGAGGATGAAGACGACGACGAAGCGATTGCACGTCGGTTGCGTCAAAAACGTCGCCAACAAAATTCGTTCGCGGTGGCGGTCATGATCGATGCGGGCCCGTCCAACCGCACAATGTCGGATTTGGTCGATCGGTTGATGACACTGGCGGAGAAAAATCGCTTCGTCATCCAGACCGAACAAATCGGCTCCATCGAGATGACGCGATTGGTGCGGCAACGTGGCAACGGCGACGTGATCGAGTGGTTCGAGCAGGATGGGTTTTATGTGATCGGGTTCGGTCGCACCGTGGGCAAAGACATCGCCAAACGGTTGCTTGCGTCGCAACGCGATGACACGTCCAGCGGTCGCTCCCGCCGCAGTTCGTCCAGCAGTGAATCGTCGGAAACCTCCACCTTGGCTCAGAACACCGACTTCGTCGCGGTGATGAGCCGGTCGATTGGGGCGGAAGCCGAGATCCCACAAACGACGTTCTTCATCAATCCTTATGGCATCGTCAAACGCATCATCGCTCGCAGTGGTTCCGCGTTCTTCATTGCCCCCATCGTTCAAGATTTAGGCATCGAAAAAATTCGCGGCGTCGGCGGCAGCATGTTCCGCGGTGGCGAGATCGTCGAAACCATCGGCCATGTGCACGTGCTGATCGATCCGCCTCGCGATGGTTTCTTCGGTGTGTTGCGACCCGAAGACACCGATGTGTCGCCGCCCGATTGGGTTCCCGCGGACTCGGCAAGCTTCACCACGGTGGGTTGGGACATCGAAACCGCATTTGAAAATCTCGGCAAGATTGTCAATCGCTTCGCCGGCGAAGGACGCTTCAAGGACTTCACGGAGAAACCGGTCCAGGATCGATTCGGCGTTTCATTGGCGGAAGAAGTCTTTCCTGCCATGACCGGTCGGGTCGTGACCATCCAGCGTTATCAGCTTCCCGCCAACTGGAACTCGATGGCCCGCGTCATCGCGATCGAATTCGCCGATGCCAAGGAGGCCAAACGTTTGCTGGAACAAATGAAGTCGAAGGTTCCGCCAAAGGACATGAAACCCGAAGTCATTCGCGGAAAGACCGTCTACTTCGCCGAACGTCCTAACTTCAACGCCCCCATCATCCGCGTTCCCGAACGCAGTTTGATGTTGCTCGACAATTGGCTGCTGCTCTCCGACAGTCGCGAAATCATTGTGGAAGTCTTGAAGTCCAGCGACGGGGAAGTCGATCGCTTGTCGGCCGATGAGGACTACGTCTTGTTGACCAGTGAACTGGGCGCGAAGTTGGAGGGCGAAACGCCGTTCTTGTTCCAGTTCAATCGTGATTCGGAATCCTTCCGCATTCTCTATGAGATGGCGAACTCGGAAGGCAGTGCAACCGTGCTCGAGAATCGAGGCGGCGATAATCCGATGACCAAACGAGTTGCTGAACTGATGCGTCGCGACGATTGGCCGGAGTGGGAAACGTTGGAAAAGTACTTCAGCGTCAGCGGTATCTTCGGCTACGATGAACCTGGTGGCATCCACATCGGAACGATGAATCTACGCCCCATCGAGTGA
- a CDS encoding BON domain-containing protein — protein MKRPSQIVASLTAGTLWILLATTASAQPDDSAAGNAQGGTGQAAGEINQGMNPDDVFQGIQRDGGAVGSGAATPVGASAASTAGGGTGGGARSTFGGGGFGGGGGLGAAFGSLFGGNNFGGGGGGATAPIRTRLRSAVTGPGLQAADVQRAANARLRGSSNLTSTRGNVPGLRNSNGSRYAGVNVQIENRTATLTGSVANESDRRMTELLMRLEPGVSRVNNQLSVAP, from the coding sequence ATGAAACGTCCGTCTCAAATTGTAGCGAGCCTCACCGCTGGAACCCTATGGATTCTGTTGGCAACCACGGCTTCGGCCCAGCCTGACGACTCGGCAGCCGGAAATGCGCAGGGCGGCACCGGCCAAGCCGCGGGCGAGATCAATCAGGGCATGAACCCCGACGATGTGTTCCAAGGCATTCAGCGTGACGGAGGCGCGGTGGGTTCCGGCGCAGCGACTCCGGTGGGTGCTTCGGCGGCATCGACCGCGGGTGGCGGAACGGGCGGCGGAGCCCGATCGACGTTTGGCGGCGGTGGATTCGGCGGCGGAGGTGGCTTGGGTGCCGCTTTCGGAAGCCTGTTCGGCGGCAATAATTTCGGTGGCGGAGGCGGCGGAGCGACGGCCCCCATTCGCACACGACTTCGCAGTGCGGTCACGGGTCCCGGCTTGCAGGCGGCCGACGTCCAGCGAGCCGCCAACGCGCGGCTGCGTGGCAGTTCCAACCTCACTTCCACTCGCGGAAATGTGCCGGGCCTTAGGAATTCCAACGGTTCGCGGTATGCTGGGGTGAATGTTCAAATCGAGAATCGAACGGCGACGCTGACCGGTTCCGTTGCTAACGAATCGGATCGTCGCATGACCGAATTGCTGATGCGATTGGAGCCGGGTGTTTCTCGAGTGAACAATCAGTTGAGTGTTGCTCCCTGA
- the rlmN gene encoding 23S rRNA (adenine(2503)-C(2))-methyltransferase RlmN — MVSLPLVTTDSSESTTPRKIHLLNWSLDQLKAWLKENGHQAFRAKQIRRWLFSGRATSFDEMTDLSAKLRAQLDEHFTIFNAAEVTASVSKDGTEKLLVRLADGGEVECVLLRDGGRRSICVSSQVGCAMGCVFCASGLDGVDRNLTGGEILEQMLRLQQRLPESERLSHIVMMGMGEPLANLPGVLAALDVARSEEGLGISPRRITISTVGLPPAIDKLAASGIPYNLAVSLHAPNDELRSELVPVNRKVGIEPVLQAADRYFQSSGRRLTFEYVLLGGVNDGDEHARQLTQILRGRSVMMNVIPYNPVAGLPYRTPSKESIARFRSILESAGVNVNFRQRKGDEINAACGQLRRNRGGKTKDASAT, encoded by the coding sequence ATGGTCTCCCTGCCGCTCGTCACGACCGATTCATCGGAGTCGACCACGCCTCGCAAGATCCACTTGCTGAATTGGTCACTGGATCAATTGAAGGCGTGGTTGAAAGAGAACGGGCATCAAGCTTTCCGTGCCAAACAAATCCGGCGTTGGCTGTTCTCGGGCCGAGCGACATCGTTTGACGAGATGACGGACTTGTCCGCGAAGCTACGCGCTCAGTTGGACGAACACTTCACGATCTTCAATGCCGCCGAGGTCACCGCATCGGTTTCCAAAGACGGCACGGAGAAGTTGCTGGTCCGGTTGGCCGACGGTGGTGAAGTCGAATGCGTCCTGCTTCGTGATGGCGGTCGACGCAGCATTTGCGTGAGCAGCCAAGTTGGTTGTGCGATGGGGTGCGTGTTCTGCGCCAGTGGGTTGGATGGCGTCGATCGAAACCTGACCGGCGGCGAGATCCTGGAGCAGATGTTGCGTTTGCAGCAGCGGCTTCCGGAATCAGAACGGCTCAGCCACATCGTGATGATGGGCATGGGTGAACCGTTGGCCAATTTGCCAGGCGTCTTGGCCGCATTGGATGTGGCTCGCAGCGAAGAAGGACTGGGGATCAGCCCACGACGAATCACGATCAGCACCGTTGGATTGCCACCCGCGATCGACAAGTTGGCCGCCTCGGGTATCCCCTACAACTTGGCCGTGTCGTTGCATGCTCCCAATGATGAACTGCGGAGCGAGTTGGTACCGGTCAACCGCAAGGTTGGGATTGAACCCGTGTTGCAAGCCGCGGATCGTTATTTCCAATCGTCGGGTCGTCGATTGACGTTTGAATACGTGCTGTTGGGCGGCGTCAATGATGGTGACGAACACGCTCGTCAACTGACTCAGATTCTTCGCGGTCGCAGCGTGATGATGAACGTGATTCCGTACAACCCAGTCGCGGGGCTTCCTTACCGAACGCCCAGCAAAGAATCGATCGCGCGATTCCGATCGATCTTGGAGTCGGCCGGGGTGAATGTGAACTTCCGTCAACGCAAAGGCGATGAAATCAATGCGGCGTGCGGTCAACTGCGTCGCAACCGCGGTGGCAAAACGAAAGACGCGTCCGCCACTTAG
- a CDS encoding response regulator transcription factor: protein MSFSDPSNSNASNGGDGVLPYPTPSEVCTSETVGAESILLVDDTVVLRERMAVAMQSRGFRVLTAGNYDEAVAVFSQSPTDLAVLDLRMPGRSGLDLLRRLLEIKPDCRVLMLSGFGSIPASIDAVRAGAVNFLSKPADTDDILSAFIRGEGQNVPEGGLAFPAPSLARNEWEHIHRVLSDCGGNISEAARRLGIHRRSLQRKLRKRAPEDPKTPGADDVFEEGDED from the coding sequence ATGAGTTTCTCTGACCCCAGCAACAGTAACGCCAGCAACGGTGGTGACGGCGTGCTGCCGTATCCCACGCCATCCGAGGTCTGCACGTCGGAAACGGTCGGGGCGGAGAGCATTCTGTTGGTCGATGACACGGTCGTGTTGCGTGAACGCATGGCGGTGGCGATGCAGAGTCGCGGATTTCGCGTGCTGACGGCGGGCAATTACGACGAAGCCGTCGCGGTCTTCAGCCAGTCACCGACCGATTTGGCCGTGTTGGATTTGCGAATGCCGGGACGCAGCGGTCTGGATCTGCTGCGGCGTTTGTTGGAGATCAAACCGGATTGTCGCGTGTTGATGCTATCGGGGTTCGGCAGTATTCCCGCCTCGATCGACGCGGTTCGCGCGGGCGCGGTGAACTTTCTCAGCAAGCCCGCTGACACGGACGACATCTTGTCCGCCTTCATTCGTGGCGAAGGCCAGAATGTGCCCGAAGGCGGGTTGGCTTTTCCCGCACCGTCGCTGGCACGCAATGAATGGGAGCACATTCATCGGGTGCTTTCGGATTGTGGAGGGAACATCTCCGAAGCCGCACGACGTTTGGGGATCCACCGACGGTCGCTACAACGCAAGCTTCGCAAACGAGCACCGGAAGACCCCAAGACACCGGGCGCGGACGACGTGTTTGAAGAAGGCGACGAGGACTGA
- a CDS encoding sensor histidine kinase gives MPLIAPAPLGSSTWLLQLRTFAIVGQLFTILFARLLTPTLLPLGALLALVVFTAITNGAYGWWLARTERRRQSEPQSTREYESLSGHGSLVEKRTVGISPDGSSVADSDATVQLETPLQLAFVLMAMDLITLTAMLYLTGGADNPFSLFYFVNIAVGGVILTAPLTWTLTGLAILGFVVLLVDSRPVAGLTITPQQSPDWMIANLDLRDCGMLLAFVTCATVLTYFVTRISRQLRLRERDLRRSQSERADAMRLEGLTTLAAGAAHELASPLSAIDVACRELTRHLEAIPKPKSVDEDLSLIDGQLQMCRQILSRMRAASGDTAAQRWNRTTLGDLIDTALEGIRDPHRVEIVETPNDDSWEDQPLWLPEEAVAQAIRNLIHNGLDASESSQSVAVEPIVDHDAVRLQVRDQGLGMSGEVMDRAGDPFFTTKEPGRGIGLGLFLTRNVITRLGGSLTFDSTPGVGTVATVRLPLPKDGSSV, from the coding sequence ATGCCGCTGATCGCGCCCGCACCGCTTGGGTCATCGACTTGGTTGTTGCAATTGCGAACTTTCGCGATCGTCGGACAACTCTTCACGATCTTGTTCGCGCGTCTGCTGACGCCGACGTTGTTGCCTTTGGGGGCGTTGTTGGCGTTGGTGGTTTTCACGGCAATCACCAATGGTGCTTATGGTTGGTGGCTGGCCCGAACGGAGCGACGTCGGCAAAGCGAGCCGCAGTCAACACGCGAATATGAATCGCTCAGCGGACATGGATCGTTGGTCGAGAAACGGACGGTCGGGATCTCGCCCGATGGATCTTCGGTTGCCGATTCAGATGCCACGGTTCAACTGGAAACGCCATTGCAGTTGGCTTTCGTGTTGATGGCGATGGACCTGATCACCTTGACCGCGATGCTGTATTTGACCGGCGGTGCGGACAACCCGTTCAGCTTGTTTTACTTCGTCAACATTGCCGTGGGTGGCGTGATTTTGACCGCGCCACTGACATGGACACTGACCGGATTGGCGATCCTTGGGTTCGTGGTGTTGCTGGTGGATTCGCGGCCGGTCGCTGGGTTGACCATCACCCCGCAGCAGTCGCCGGATTGGATGATCGCGAATTTGGATTTGCGTGATTGCGGCATGTTGCTGGCGTTTGTGACCTGTGCGACAGTGTTGACGTACTTCGTCACTCGGATCTCTCGGCAATTGCGTCTGCGTGAACGGGATCTGCGACGCAGTCAATCGGAACGAGCCGATGCGATGCGATTGGAAGGCTTGACCACGTTGGCCGCGGGGGCTGCTCATGAACTTGCGTCGCCGCTCTCGGCGATCGATGTGGCCTGTCGGGAATTGACGCGGCACTTGGAAGCCATTCCCAAACCAAAGTCGGTCGACGAAGACTTGTCGTTGATCGATGGTCAATTGCAGATGTGCCGGCAAATTCTTTCACGAATGCGAGCCGCTTCCGGTGACACCGCTGCTCAACGTTGGAACCGGACGACGTTGGGGGATCTGATCGACACGGCTTTGGAAGGCATTCGTGACCCTCACCGAGTCGAGATCGTCGAAACCCCAAACGATGATTCGTGGGAGGATCAGCCTCTCTGGTTGCCGGAAGAGGCCGTGGCTCAGGCGATTCGAAACCTCATCCACAACGGTTTGGATGCGAGCGAGTCGTCTCAGAGTGTCGCGGTTGAACCGATCGTGGACCATGACGCCGTGCGGCTGCAGGTTCGTGATCAAGGATTGGGGATGTCCGGTGAAGTGATGGACCGGGCTGGCGATCCATTCTTCACGACGAAAGAACCCGGACGAGGAATCGGGCTGGGGTTGTTCCTGACTCGCAACGTGATCACACGATTGGGTGGATCGCTGACCTTTGACAGCACGCCCGGGGTGGGCACGGTTGCAACGGTGCGATTGCCGCTGCCAAAGGATGGCAGCTCCGTCTGA
- a CDS encoding UvrB/UvrC motif-containing protein yields MKRARHLDDLLQNWEFDPSSLNVRLIKGGDKRDVIQMRVDMGVLQLETTGRPDGELIEGSESYLQHLQMVRLENPDYELTDEDCNEIDREFMQFYHRRICWLRLQFYHRAVMDADHTLRLMDLCEELSEDPEWISSHEQYRPFVLFHRTQAEALGELEENTPEEAIQAINRGLETLRAFFVKHEAEEHFDEDELIVRLVDLRESLRNEYSVGQTLRERLDAAVQEEQYELAAKLRDELTRRETH; encoded by the coding sequence ATGAAGCGTGCTCGGCATCTCGACGATCTCCTCCAGAATTGGGAATTTGATCCCAGTTCGCTCAACGTCCGTCTGATCAAAGGCGGCGATAAACGAGACGTCATCCAGATGCGAGTCGACATGGGCGTCCTGCAACTGGAAACCACCGGGCGTCCCGACGGTGAGCTGATCGAGGGCAGCGAATCGTACCTGCAACACTTGCAAATGGTTCGGCTGGAAAACCCCGATTACGAATTGACCGATGAGGACTGCAACGAAATCGATCGCGAATTCATGCAGTTCTATCATCGCCGGATTTGCTGGCTGCGTTTGCAATTCTATCACCGCGCGGTGATGGACGCCGATCACACGTTGCGATTGATGGATCTCTGCGAAGAGTTGTCCGAAGATCCCGAGTGGATTTCGTCACACGAACAGTACCGCCCGTTTGTTTTGTTCCACCGAACACAAGCCGAAGCACTCGGCGAGTTGGAAGAGAACACACCGGAAGAAGCCATCCAAGCCATCAACCGCGGACTGGAAACGTTGCGTGCTTTCTTCGTCAAACACGAGGCCGAAGAACACTTTGACGAAGACGAATTGATCGTGCGGTTGGTGGACCTGCGTGAATCGCTCCGCAACGAGTATTCCGTCGGTCAAACGCTTCGCGAACGACTCGATGCGGCGGTGCAAGAAGAGCAATACGAGTTGGCAGCCAAACTGCGAGACGAATTGACTCGCCGCGAAACGCACTGA
- the arfB gene encoding alternative ribosome rescue aminoacyl-tRNA hydrolase ArfB, protein MPDLHVTSRFVIAESELNWSASRSGGPGGQNVNKVNSKVTLRWKPETQTGFDDSWRKRFVTQFGTRINKEGELVLHSEATRDQSRNLSEVRERLVSMLLGCRLPPKKRKATRPSLGSKKRRLEGKRQQSEKKRRRRKPGWDD, encoded by the coding sequence ATGCCCGATCTGCACGTCACCAGCCGTTTTGTCATTGCCGAGTCCGAATTGAACTGGTCCGCGTCACGCAGCGGCGGGCCTGGCGGACAGAACGTCAACAAAGTCAATTCCAAGGTGACGTTGCGATGGAAGCCCGAAACGCAAACGGGATTCGACGATTCGTGGCGAAAACGATTCGTCACCCAGTTTGGGACGCGGATCAACAAAGAAGGCGAGTTGGTGCTGCACAGCGAAGCGACACGCGACCAGTCGCGAAATTTGTCGGAAGTCCGCGAGCGATTGGTTTCGATGCTGTTGGGTTGTCGGCTGCCGCCCAAAAAACGCAAAGCGACCCGCCCCAGTTTGGGCAGTAAGAAACGCCGATTGGAAGGAAAACGCCAGCAATCGGAGAAGAAACGTCGACGCCGCAAACCAGGCTGGGACGATTGA
- a CDS encoding outer membrane protein assembly factor BamB family protein: MKSSRSRATVFANGSLSRFFPKRTGPAFCIAIAVAVIGISTVRVRSQTPTSGDGTASFAASEQPMTQSDWPRFLNRDFSGEAPLTDHAPASFASLNWADEPTCQWTLPVGDGYGIGVVRDKAYFHFDAINGNERLRKIAMDNGQTLWTREYPLNYRDMYGYETGPRCSPTIAKVGDGSGEVHIFTYGVAGELAAWNCETGEPLWSISMNERYDVVQNFFGVGSSPLVLNQLVIVMVGGSPTEQQNLAPGRLDRAVPNGSLLVALDRHTGEEIWKCGDDLASYSSPRTMTIDGKDYLLMFARDHLWLIDPVGGKSLGKIYHRADILESVNAMVPVVKGNRVLISECYDAGAAYYEISIDDGTASFDPVWVDPVGRRRSQALRSHMSTPVLHEGHLFACSGRNAPDSDFRCIELDTGKVKWSALERRRSTATLMGDVLLVLKETGPLHIVRPNSEQYDEIAVWNLDQSAGDRPALQYPCWSAPVVVGNQMLVRGDQNVMCLSLPGNIQPGSESN, from the coding sequence ATGAAATCAAGCCGCTCTCGCGCAACCGTCTTCGCCAATGGCTCGCTGTCTCGTTTCTTCCCGAAACGAACCGGCCCCGCGTTTTGCATCGCAATCGCGGTCGCGGTGATTGGGATCTCGACCGTCCGAGTCCGCTCGCAAACACCGACGTCCGGCGACGGCACCGCATCTTTCGCGGCAAGCGAGCAGCCGATGACGCAAAGCGATTGGCCTCGGTTTTTGAATCGAGACTTTTCGGGCGAGGCTCCATTGACCGATCACGCCCCCGCGTCATTCGCGAGTTTAAATTGGGCGGATGAGCCGACTTGCCAATGGACGCTGCCAGTGGGTGACGGCTACGGCATCGGGGTGGTTCGCGATAAAGCCTATTTTCATTTCGATGCGATCAACGGCAACGAACGTTTGCGAAAAATCGCGATGGACAATGGACAAACCCTTTGGACGCGCGAGTATCCGCTGAACTACCGCGATATGTACGGGTACGAGACCGGACCGAGATGCAGCCCGACCATCGCGAAGGTTGGCGACGGGTCCGGCGAAGTCCACATTTTCACCTACGGCGTGGCGGGCGAACTCGCGGCATGGAACTGCGAAACCGGAGAGCCTCTCTGGTCGATCTCGATGAACGAGCGATACGACGTCGTTCAAAATTTCTTCGGTGTGGGATCGTCTCCGTTGGTGCTCAATCAACTGGTGATTGTGATGGTCGGTGGCAGTCCGACGGAACAACAGAACCTCGCGCCGGGACGCCTCGATCGAGCAGTTCCTAATGGCAGTCTGCTGGTGGCGTTGGATCGGCACACCGGCGAAGAGATCTGGAAATGTGGCGATGACCTTGCCAGCTACAGCAGCCCCCGAACGATGACGATCGATGGCAAAGACTACCTGCTGATGTTTGCCCGAGATCACTTGTGGTTGATCGATCCCGTCGGCGGCAAATCGCTGGGCAAGATCTATCACCGCGCGGACATCCTGGAGAGCGTCAACGCGATGGTCCCCGTGGTGAAAGGAAATCGCGTATTGATCAGTGAGTGCTACGACGCGGGCGCCGCGTACTATGAAATCTCGATCGACGACGGGACCGCCAGCTTTGATCCCGTTTGGGTGGATCCCGTTGGACGACGACGTTCCCAAGCCCTGCGGTCTCACATGTCCACGCCAGTGCTTCACGAAGGGCACCTGTTTGCCTGCAGCGGCCGCAACGCCCCCGACAGCGATTTCCGATGCATTGAGCTGGACACCGGCAAGGTCAAATGGTCGGCTTTGGAACGTCGCCGAAGCACCGCCACCTTGATGGGCGATGTGCTGCTGGTGCTGAAAGAAACCGGCCCGCTGCACATCGTTCGCCCCAACTCGGAACAATACGATGAAATTGCTGTTTGGAACTTGGACCAATCCGC